Within the Telopea speciosissima isolate NSW1024214 ecotype Mountain lineage chromosome 4, Tspe_v1, whole genome shotgun sequence genome, the region ATAGTACCCTGAACAGCCTGAATTCCGGTTGCGCTCGACCCCTCAACTTCATTCCCCTTATATCAAAGTTTTGCATAGTGACAATGCACGAGaatatttttcttctccatttgatGTTTTCATAACCACTCATGGTATTTTTCATCAGTCTTCTTGTCCtgacacacctcaacaaaatggtgtggcagaacgAAAGAATCGCCATTTGATGGAGATTACTCGGTCcctcttctctttgaaatgaaggtgaccAAATCCTTTTGGGCAGATGCCGTTCTGACTGCATGTTATCACATCAATCGAATGCCCCCTTCATTGCCGAAAGGTGGTATTCCTCATTCCTTGTTTTTTCCTTCCGACCCTTTATTTCATTTGCCCCCACGTGTTtgtgggtgtgtttgttttattcggaATCACACCCATGGGTTATCCAAACTTGAccctaaatctctcaaatgtaTTTTTGTTGGCTACTCCCGTGTTCAGAAGGGGTATCGGTGTTATTCTCCCACTCTTCAGAAATATTTTATTACTACTGATGTCTCTTTCTTCAACTCTCACTCGTATTCGGATACACCAGTTATTTCATCTACTTTGGATGAGGAGATTCCCATTTATGTTGTTCATTCTCCTATGTCTGTGCCTATTTCCCCTGCTCCTGTGCCGGTGCCTCCTCCATCTGTTTCTGTACCTATGCGAGTCCAACCTGCGGTTCGCAATGTTTATGGCCATCATCCAAGGGAGGAAGCTGCTGCCCCTGTTGATCCTCTACCTGCTGCCATGTCTTTGCCATCTGAAGATTCTACACCAGTCCCTTGTTCCTCCACCTTCAGATTTGGATCTTCCCATTACTCAGCGCAAAGGTAAGTGTCGGTGTGCTCGCCGTCCTCTTTCTACTCATGTTTCCTATTCTGGTTTGTCTACTTCCTTTCGCGCTTGTCTGTCTACTGTTACATCTCATCCTATTCCTCATAACCttgcagaggcattatctagttttggctggaggacagctatAGAGGAGGAATTACAGGCATTAGAATAtaatcagacttgggatcttgttccttTGTCGCCTAGGAAATCTGCTATAGGCTACCGATGGGTTTATGCTGTCAAGGTTCATGCAGATGGCTCCCTTGCTCGCCTAAAGGCCCGCCTGGTGGCCAAGGGTTATGCATAAGTTTATGGGGTGGACTATTTTGATACCTTTTCTCCTGTTGCTAAACATAATTTTGTTCGGGTCTTGATCTCTCTTGCAACTACTCATAAGTGGCCATTGCACCAATTGgatgttaagaatgcatttcttcatggtaacctacaggaggaggtgtatatagAGCAACCTCccgggtttgttgctcagggggagtctggccTTGTTTGTAAACTAAAGAAGTCcttgtatggtttgaaacagtCTCCCAGAGCCTGGTTTGGTCGTTTCACAGAAGTAGTCCTTGAGTTTGGCCTATCTCGATGTAACAGTGATTACTCTGTCTTTTATCGAAGGACCAACACAGGCAAAATTTTCCTTatggtatatgtggatgatatagtgaTTACTGGAGATGACTCTGAAGGAATTAAGAGTTTAAAGTCTCATTTCCAACAGCGGTTTCAAACTAAGGATTTAGGGAAGTTAAACTATTTCCTAGATGTTGAAGTGGCTCAGTCAAAGAAGGGTATATCTCTATCATAGCGAAAATACACTCTTGACCTGCTTACAGAGACTAGGATGCTAGGGTGTAGACCTCTTGATAACCCAATGGATCCTAATGCCAAAACTTGTTGCTGAAGAGGGGGATGTTCTTGACGATCCAAAGCAATATAGAAGACTTGTTGGGAAGCTCAACTACTTGACTTTCACCAGACCGGGTAttgctttcccactaagtgtTGTGAGTCAATTTTTGTCATCTCCTCGAACtcctcattgggatgctgttaTACGAATTTTCAGATACCTTAAAAAGGCTCCAGGGCGTGGATTAGTATATGGTAGTCATGGACATGGGAGAGTTGAAGGGTTCTCAAATTGGGCTAGATCACCTGTTGATAAGAGATCAACTATAGGGTATTGTGTGTTTGTGGGACGCAACCTTGTCTcgtggaagagcaagaaacagagtgtagtggctagatcaagtgcagaGTCCGAATATCGAGCCATGACACATGCAACTTCTGAATTGGTTTGGCTGAAAATGCTATTGACTGAGCTTGGGTTTGAGGATCCCTCACCCATGTAGTTATGGTGTGATAACCAGGCAGCAATACATATTGCCTCGAACccagtgtttcatgaaaggaccaaacatattgaggtagattgtcactttgttcgggaaAAACTTCAGTAGGGAGTGATCTCTGCAAAGCATGTCAAAACAGGAGACCAACTTGCAGACATTTTCACTAAGTCATTAGGAAGTGGGAGGATTGATtgtatttgtaacaagctgggcatgattgatatatatgctccagcttgagggggagtgttgagaggGTGATAGTGATAGAGTTATGCAtgtaagggtagttctgtcattgtcatattataagacatgacttagTTGTCAtttactctttcttttatttcttctttcctccctagggaggcttatgtAATTTCCAGAAGTTTATTTATGAAGttattatgtgtgttgagtgaaCATCGATTATTTTAccaatccctcttcttcttcttcctctcttctcttctcctcttcttctccttctttgttGCTGTAAATTACTTCTCCCTTGCTAGAATCGATCCCCTTTTACGTTTGAACTGATAGTCCCTCTCGGGATCAGCGTCAAACCCTTTGGCACTAATCCCGAGAGATCTCctctcctattttattttatctgttGTTACTTTCCCTTTTTACCCCTATTTTCACAAAACCCCCATTATATGAAAATATATCGAGTTCCTCTCTTCTTAACGAGAGAGAGCTCTTTGGCTCtcaacttctcttctctccttctcctgcTTCTACCTCTCTTCATTCTCTATTTTCTAGTTTATTTATAGGGTCGATTGcggtatttcttgggaatagaggttgcctattcagccaaTGGTATATCTCTTTCCCAGATAAAGTATACTCTTGACTTGTTAAGTGATACAGGggtgcttgggtgtaaacctgcCGATACCCCTCTGGAGCCTAACACTcacttgaagagtaaggacGGTGACCCTGTTGATAAGGGTAGTTATCATAGATTAGTTGGTCGGTTGATATATCTATCCCATACCCGACCTGATATTGCCTTTGCAATAAGTGTtgttagtcaatttatgcatgactCTCACTCTTCTCATCTAGAGGCCGCATACAGAATTTTAAGGTACCTTAAATcttctcctggaaaaggaatcttaTATTCTCTACACAGTCATCTTTAGGTAGAAGCCTTCATTGATGCAGATTAGGCAGGCAGCCCTGATGATAGAAAATCAACGTCTagatattgtacctttgttggaggaaatttaACTACTTGGAGGAGTAAGGAACAGGCAGTGGTTGCtcggtctagtgctgaagctgaatgttgaataatgtataccagggtattctggtctttctggtattttatttatgctttatttatgtacttttgaacaagggtagaattgtaattagggctgtgacactgttcatgtgaacagtgccGTAAATACTGTtcccctttgtaatctctttcattattattataaatagagagcttgactgatctcattgatcatgcAAGCCATTCAGTCCAATTGTGTTtcgttaacatggcatcagagccaattcTGATCTAAAGTTACAAAACACTTCCCCCCTCTCCCACCCAAtcgtttctctcttctcctttctttctcagcttcttcttcttctcctttttttttctgttttttttttttaccgcttaaggggcagcactaatgaggtgatcgaaTGATCTAGTTGTGCCCTCCATCTACCTCAATCGATGCTATaaggtttttttcttctctgcgatagctgctgcccagtttttcttctgcgattttttggagaaTCTCccccttgaagatcaagtctcattcCTACTGGAGATTGGTTGTTCGCATTGGGGGTTCCATTCTAGCAGCTCTGGACAGCTTCTATTGCAAGTCTACATCACATATTGAAGCCCCTTTCCTCTATCGACACtcatcgattttagggttaggtttctcccgttttgctgatttttttaggggagtTTTATACACACCAAAGGAGCACTCGACCAGCATATCAGCCCCATCCTAGGAGTTTTGCTGCCAAATCTCAGATTTCCAATTTCTGGATCGATTTTTTGTTGGCTTTCTCTGTTGATTACCTGCAAGTATGCTTGGGTCAGATATTACCACAGCTACCTCAGGAGAACAAGGTCAGTCCAGGACTGAATTCCTCCCTTGCGCTGCTGCAATTAAATTGGATGGTTCCAATTACTTGATGTGGGCCAGATCTCTTTCTCTAACTGTGGCTGCAAgaggactcactggccatcttactgacACCTCTGTTCAGCCCCCTGATGAAGGCCCTCTTCAGGCTCGTTGGACTGCTAATGATGCGATGGTTATGTCATTCGTATTGAACTCTATGCACTCTGATATCTCTggtcagtatcttctccttgacacagctACACAAATTTGGACTGCTGCCAAGGAAACGTATGGAAAGTTggggaatgatgctcaagttTATGAGATTCGTAAGACCCTCCATACCACTACACAAAAAGAATTGTTTGTTTctaagtactatgctgccctcaagagtctatggcaacaattggatcactactcTCGGCTTCAGCCCTCTACTGCTGCGGAcattgctgcctatcgcaaaaTATGTGGACCAGATTCGTacctatgattttttggctggacttaATGCTGAATATGATCCAATTCGGGTTCAAGTTCTTGGTCAGGTACCTTTTCCAACCATGGAGCATGCCTTTGCTTTTGTTCACACTGAAGAAACTCGTAGGGCTGTAATGTTACTCACCCCTACGGTTTTAAAAATCAGCCCTACAAGCTGCTGGTTCTACTCCTATTCCTCCATCTGAGGGTAATGCTTCGGCTGCTTCAACAAAggagcctgtcaagtgtgaacattgcaacaaaccatatcacactaaggctacttgctggaaattacatgggaagcctgctgattttgaggccaaacgtgtcgtggtaaaactagaaacaaggctaatcacactgaaaaTGTAGCTACAGCCCCCACTACTGAAGGTGGCCTCTCCCAGGAAGATTACAAGCTTTCCGGCGTATGTTACAGacttccgctgcctctactacatctgttCCTACCAGTTACTCTACtccatcaggttcccactttgcccatTCAGGTATCtattttgctggtcattgtgcctcggttgtctccactccatggattatagactccgggcTCCGGTGCctacatgacaggttcttctaaccTTTTCCATACCTATTCTCCTACTTCAAGCAAGGATAAAGTTAAAGTAGCTGATGAATCCCTCTCATGGTTACAgactactaatcttctctctattagtagcaTTACCAAACATCTGAATTGCAGAGTAACTTATTTTCCAaatcattgtgtttttcaggaactggactcggggaagacgattggatcgggtagtGTGCACGGtagattgtacctgcttgatgatggacttCCTCTTTCAAGAGCGTTACCTTCTTCATTATGTCAGCCATCTTCATTCTCCTCAGAGTTacaccaatggcattctagattaggacacccccccttaggaactttatctcATTTATTTTCATCCTTAGTTAAgaattgtaataaggaagagtttttttgtgaggcttgtgtcttagtcaaacagacacgttcaaattatcctatttctaatcaaagatgttcttccctattcaatttggttcatactgataTGTGGGATCCTAGTTGTAAggtttctatttctggtcatcaatggtttgtcactttcatagattgttattctaggttcacttgggtctatATGATGCACACAAAAGctgaagttttttcctgttttcagcactttcacaaaatggttcagacccaatttgatgccactctcaaagtcttgagacGTGACAATGGGATatagtatatggaaggtcagttctaAAAATACCTGGCTGCCCATGGCATTTTacatcagaccagttgtgttgatactccaacCTAGAATGGTATGGctaagaggaaaaatcgccatctcttggaggtggctaaaGCACTTATGGTTACTCGAACTGTTCCCTCCTTCTATTGGGGGAATGGTGTcgtatttaattaataggctgccctcTCAGGTACTTGGTTCCAAGTCCCCTGTCGAGCTTCTACAGGGCTCTTCATTTTTATTGTTCCCCCCAGggtttttggctgtgtttgttacgCTAGGGATACTAaatcccctggtaaacttgagccccgcagtctccgctgcattttcttgggttactctgccacccaaaaggggtacaaatgctATTACCCTCCTGCCCGACGTACCATGatgagtatggatgttgtctttcataaGACTCTCTCCTACTATTCGTCCCCACCACTTCAGGGGAGAGTGtcagtgaagatgtgttgaccatAGAACCTCCCTTTTCATATGCTCACAATGAGTTTGTTCCTGTTCCTCCTACTCCTAATCCTCCCTCTGCCTCAGTGGGAGAGGTttctatacagggggagaccatcaCAGATAATGTTGacattcctattcagggggagacAACTCCAGTCCGGCTAACTCCAATCCAGAAAatcattagtgaatttcagaggaggattaatGATTCTAATGTGCAGACTTATGCAAGAAAAcataagcagcttcaatccactgcaGCACCAGTACCCATTCAGTTGTCGAACTTGAATCCAGAACTTGCTTCTCTACCcggtaatacttcttctcttgatctacctattgccgttcgcaaaggtgtcagggctAGCACTAAGCACcctatatcccatgttgtttcctatgactccctttctccatcttttggcgctttagtttcttctctttcttctgttcgtattcctaacaattggcaggaagttctatcagatggaaagtggaaggcagcaatgatggaagaaatggaagccctgaaaaaaaatgacacatgggagcttgtggttcttccaccagGGAAAAGGACTATTGGATGTAAGtaggtgtttgtagtgaaacagaaggtagatggcactttggatagatataaggcacgactcgtggcaaaggggttcactcagacatacaggattgattaccaggagacctttgcccctgttgcaaagctgaatactgttcgagttttgctatcttgtgcagtcaatcttgtaTGGGATTTACAgcagctggatgtgaagaatgccttcctaaatggagaactagatgaggaggtgtatatggacattccaccagggttctcttgtgacaaaaaccaaggcaAAGTATGTAAATTGAAGCATGCACTTTATaagctgaagcagtcacctagagcatgGTTTAGCCAGCTTCACAAGGCCATGGTTTCTgtaggctataagcagagtaatgctgatcacactctctttataaagagggttggtgaaaaacttactattcttatagtctacgttgatgacattgtggttactggcaatgatcgtaatttcttgggattgaagttgccaaatcttctaagggcatttttctctcccaaaggaagtatgtcctagatttattggttgaaactggtttgttaggatgtcacccttcagatactcctatggatgctaatgttcgtctcaaagaaaaggagggtgaacctgttgataagggccggtaccaaagactagtggagaagttgatttatctctcacacacacgacTTGACATTGCTGttgccgtgagtactgtgagtcagcttatgcatgatccccattcttctcatatggaggctattcttcgtatccttcactacttgaagtcagctcctagaaaaggcattctcctgtctcctcatggtcacctatAGATAGAGGCATAccctgatgctgattgggttggttctacagatcgcaagtctatctctgggtattgttcttttggaGGTTACAACCTTGTCACTTGGCATatcaagaagcaaaatgtggtggctcgttctagtgctaaagtagaatttcgtgctatggcacaagatATTTGTGTTACTTTAGCTGAAAGGTTTGCTataagatcttggtgttcctattcatcttcctatgttgctgtactgtgacaacaaggttgCAATCAACATTACACATAACCccgtacagcatgatcgcaccaagcatgttgcagtggatagacatttcatcaaggaaaaattggaagaagggccgatttgtgttccctttgtgaagtctgcagatcagcttgctgatattttcaccaagggattgtctagAAAGTTGTTCCATCCTAATCTaatcaagttgggcatgattgacatatttgctccaacttgagggggagtgttgaataatgtataccagaataccatgggggtattctggtctttttagtATTTcctttatgctttatttatatatttttgaataagggtagaattgtacactgttcatgtgaacagtatcgtgaatagtgtttccctttgtaatctctttcattattattataaatagagagcttgactgatctcattgatcatttaAGCCATTCAGTCCAATTGTGTTTTGTTAACACTGAATTTAGGGCTATAGCCCAAGGTATCTGTGAACTTATCTGGTTCAAGGGGCTGCTTCAAGATCTAGGTATGGTTGTTGATCTTCCAATGCGGCTCTACTAtgacagcaagtcagcaatcagTATTACCCATAAcccagtccaacatgatcgtaccaaacatgttgagattaaccggcactttatcaaagaaaagttggagCAAGGAGTAATCTATATTCCATTTGTTCAGTCTAGTGACCAACTGGCTGATGTTCTCACTAAGGGAATTAGTAGTAAGTTGTTTTGTTCTGTTGTtaccaagttgggcatgtttgatatgtatacaccaacttgagggtgagtgttgtaatataggttcaagggtaaaattgtcatagggataatattgtccttgtacctattccagAATGTTCCTTCTCATATTATACATAAAGAATGGTTGGAGTCACTCTGaccaagccagtattcacggattTCAACACTTGGCGAAGCAAGAAGCAGGCTGTTGTTGCCCGGTCTAGTGCAAAAGCTAGATTtcgggctatggctcatgggatatgtgaacttctatggctcaagagacttcttcaagacttaTGTGTTGGTGTTGAACTACCTATGCGAGTTTATTGCAAGCGCAAATCACCAATaagtattgcacataatccagttcaacatgatcaaaccaagcacattgagattgatCGCCACTTCATCAGAAGTTAGAGCAATGAGTTGTTTGTGTCCCTTTCATTCAGTCCAGTGATCAGTTAGCTAATATTCTCACTAAGGGAATTAGTAGTAAGAGTCATTATTCTatagttagcaagttgggcatgtttgacatttatgcaccaacttgagggggagtattgtaatatgggttcaagggtatttttgtcataggggtatttctgtccttgtaccTGTTCTAGAATGTTcctcattattataaataaagagaggcTGTGATGGTAGACTCACAAGCCATTTTCCCACTCTCAACATGACCATAGgcgaagttgtgaggaaggacatgcatagtctaggccttgtaccaagtatgacatcggatagagcctatttgagggcaaggatccatgtaacagaccccatttagcttaGATTCTCCTTATTTGCGGGGCTGTGTCTCGTTCCTCTTActtctatctttcttttctctttgcaTTTGCCACCTTCCATTTGTCAGTgtccattttccatttctcatctactttgttttgtttggatccttgtagccgaccccattaagttgggataaggctgagtttgttgttgttgttttgtaaCCTAAAGATACtagaaataaaattagaaacaataTCGCCACGCAAGGACTAGATATCATGTAGTAATAGGCCCCAAACCTGGACCCTAATTGGACCAAACCCAACCACAAAGACTGGTTAGGCTGGCTGGtcatcttctcctcttcctccttcgaTCTAGATCAATGTCCTAACGAAAGTAAAAAACGAATGAAGCTTAATTTATCTTTCACCACCAGTCCAGTTCTAAAAATCTAATCACCGGCTTTTCAACCAGGAAAATCAAAATACATATAAGGAGGGAAAAGGCATCTAGAAACAATGTTCAATAACTGGAATTTCACCCTCTAATGAGCAAACTATCCAAATGTGGATGGAGGATCAACAACAATGTCTTGCAAACTTTACATCAGCCAAATCTCATCAAGTTAGTGAATAATGACAATTTTTCACTTTCAGCAAGCAATCCAGCAAAGAACAGTGTTTTTATTGCCATCCCAAGCCCAGGCAGAGGAAGATTGGTGAGTCGGTATGGCAGCTGACATCATAAAAACCCATAGCCAAATCTTCCAGCCGGGAACCTGAACATTCACTGTTTTTACTTGGTTGGATGGAAAAAGTCATTTatctgaccccatttagtttggAAGAGGCTCTTTTAGTCAAGTTAAGTGAAATCCAAGCAGAAAAATAATTGAATAAGTGGATGCCAAGGAAAAAGAAGTAACATTCACATTATACCAAGCACTATTCTGAAACATAGATTAGAAAGATAGCGAAAGCTCAATCCCCCTGGGGCAAAAGAATGTTTGGACCTTAGAAGAGGAACGGGAGCAACAATTTAAGGGATTTGCAAAAACAGCAGGCAACTTTAGAGCTTTGTCTTCCTCTGTTGGCACATGTGCACCAAATCTAGCACTTAATCCTTGTATAGTTTCACCTTCAGAACCATCAATCCAGCTCTTCACCAAAACCTGGCAACATATTTAGAGAGTACACCAAATCAAATTACTTGAAACTGTATCATGTTAAAACAGAGGCTAATTGAGTCATATATTTTTCATCAGAATAACGTATAAACCGAACAAAGAATGTGCATTAAAAGGCATAGGCTTTTAGTAGCCACGGATGAAATCCTATTATATATcttaaggaaaaaaagagaaaaacaaaaaaagaacaggATTAAAGAAATGCAGAGTATTATAtaaatggatgaattaaaaataaaccaTTCACAAGACAAAATTTTCATGGTATGACAATAAAGCTCATTCACTCAAGGAGATAAAGTGGCTCATCAAGCTAGACTACATATAAATAAGGAAGCTGCTACTAATGCGTTGAGAATAGGAATAATGGCTAGTGACGATATGGTCAcagcccctctttatttataatgagctAGAGAACATTCCAGAATATGTACAAAGACAGAAATATTCCTAGgacaaaactacccttgaacccatattacaacactccccctcaagttggtgcataaatatccaaaatgcccaacttgctaactatATAACTAAAACTCAATTCCCTTAGTAAGAATATCAGCTAATTGCTCACTAGATTGAACCAGCAGATCACACCATATAACAGCTCCACAGCTTGCAGACAAACACAATGTCAATATTCCCTTCTATCCTTCAGTCGGTGGGTTACATTGTATAAATTAGAAACAATccaactcaaaatagaaatctactcaaataggaaactaaaaccaaacgatgatatatgaaataaggaaactaTCTCTTATGTAGCTATCTCCTACCAAAATAtaaccaacaaaataaaaagattacaTTGCTTATCGCCTTATACCAACATAGAAATTGTTGAAGTATCGAGTGGTGTGAGAATCTCAATTAGGCTATTCCTAGTTCTCATCGAGATTCTCTCTTTTGGATTTTTGTACTTAGACTAGGATTCTAAGTTTAGTTCTGCTTGTTAGTTATAATTACATTATGATTC harbors:
- the LOC122659435 gene encoding secreted RxLR effector protein 161-like, coding for MPKLVAEEGDVLDDPKQYRRLVGKLNYLTFTRPGIAFPLSVVSQFLSSPRTPHWDAVIRIFRYLKKAPGRGLVYGSHGHGRVEGFSNWARSPVDKRSTIGYCVFVGRNLVSWKSKKQSVVARSSAESEYRAMTHATSELVWLKMLLTELGFEDPSPM